In Bacillus cereus ATCC 14579, a single window of DNA contains:
- a CDS encoding response regulator transcription factor produces the protein MRVLIVEDEQDLQNILVKRLNAEHYSVDACGNGEDALDYINMATYDLIVLDIMIPGIDGLHVLQRLRADNNATPVLLLTAKDTIDDRVTGLDLGADDYLVKPFAFDELLARIRVLMRRTTGNTSNVFEIADLVVDCNMHKVTRGDQVITLSSKEFAILEYMIRNKEVVLTRDKIEQHVWNYDYDGGSNIIDVYVRYLRKKIDSQFETKLIHTVRGTGYVLRVES, from the coding sequence ATGCGAGTTCTTATCGTCGAAGATGAACAAGACTTACAAAATATATTGGTGAAACGATTAAATGCAGAACATTATAGTGTCGATGCATGTGGGAATGGAGAAGATGCCCTGGATTATATAAACATGGCTACCTACGATTTGATTGTCCTTGACATTATGATTCCCGGAATAGATGGTTTACACGTATTACAAAGATTACGCGCGGACAATAATGCAACTCCTGTCTTGCTTCTTACAGCTAAAGATACAATTGATGATCGTGTAACAGGACTCGACTTAGGTGCAGATGATTATTTAGTAAAGCCGTTTGCTTTTGATGAACTGTTAGCAAGAATTCGAGTGTTAATGCGAAGAACAACAGGAAATACATCTAATGTATTTGAAATCGCTGACCTAGTGGTAGATTGCAATATGCATAAAGTAACACGAGGAGACCAAGTTATCACTCTTTCCAGTAAAGAATTTGCAATTTTAGAATATATGATTCGTAATAAAGAAGTTGTGCTGACACGAGATAAAATTGAGCAACATGTGTGGAATTACGACTATGACGGCGGATCGAATATTATTGATGTTTACGTCCGCTATCTTCGTAAAAAAATTGATAGCCAGTTTGAAACGAAGTTAATTCATACAGTGCGCGGAACTGGTTACGTATTGCGAGTAGAATCATGA